In the Cytophagia bacterium CHB2 genome, ATGAAACGAGCGTCGCAATCGCCAGCCCGCCGCCGGCAGAGTCGCCGGCAAGCGCGAGTTGATCCGGCTGCACACCCTCCGCCAAGAACCAGCAGTAGACTCTCACTGCGTCTTCCAATGCCGCCGGAAACAAATGCTCCGGCGCAAGGCGATAGGCAATCGTCAACACCCGCGCCCGGCAGGCGCGGCCAATGCGCGCTGCGAGCGCGCGATGAGTGTGCAATGATCCCAGATTGTAGCCGCCGCCGTGCAAATACAAAATGACGCGTGCGTCCATCGTTTCCGGGGAGACAATCCATTCGGCCGGCACGCCGCCTGCCGAAACCGGCTGGCAAACAACTTCGCGGCCAACCGTAAAGCGCTTGGCAAATTCTTCAAACGCCTCGCGCTGCTGCGCGATCGTGGCGTTGGGTCGCAAGGCCAGAAAGCGCCGCAGGCGCAAAATGGATTTGAGGATTTTTAGTTGCCAGTCTGGCATGAATCGCAAAGAGTTCCGAGATTGTCGAGGCCGGTTGTTGCGAGCGCCGATCGACGTCTAAAGAACGTTCCCAATCTCCAACCGCGAATAGACGCGACTCATCGCGAATTAAAAAGCATTAGCGGCCATTCGCGTTGATTAGCGGTTTAAAGAAAATGAGAAAGTTTTCTAAATGACGATCCTTGGGTAGCGGAACAGCAAGTAAACAATCAGTATTTTGGCAGCGACGGATCCACATCATCAGCCCAGGCATGAATGCCGCCGGCAAGATTTTTTGCTGAAGCATATCCTGCTTGTTGCAGCAGCGTGACCGCCTTGGCGCTGCGCTTGCCGGTGCGGCAATAGGCCACAATCGGCTGCGCCCCGTTGATTTCCGCAAGGCGTTCCGGCAGTTGCGGCAGCGGGATCAACGTTGCTCCCGGAATCGCGCAAATTTCGTACTCATAAGCTTCACGCACATCGAGCAAATAAATCGGCTCGCTTTTCAATTTCCGGGCCAGCTCGGTTGCCGAGATGTCAAAGCTATTGACGATCTTGCCGTCCCGGCCATCATCTTCGACCACCGGCATGCCGCAAAATTGTTCGTAGTCGATCAACTCGGTGATGGTGGGATGCGGACCGCAAATGGGGCAATGCGGGTCTTTGCGCAATTTCATTTCGCGAAAGTGCATGGCCAGCGCATCAAAAAGCAAAAGCCTGCCAATCAGCGGCTCGCCTGCGCCGAGAATGAGCTTGATCGCTTCATTCGCTTGAATGGTTCCGATAATGCCCGGCAGCACGCCCAGCACGCCGCCTTCCGCGCAGCTTGGCACGAGTCCGGGCGGCGGGGGCTCGGGGTACAAGCAGCGATAGCACGGCCCCTGTTCCGCCCAAAACACGCTGGCCTGGCCTTCGAAGCGGAAAATGCTGCCGTAAACATTGGGCTTTTTCAGCAACACACAAACATCATTCACCAAATAGCGGGTGGGGAAATTGTCCGTGCCGTCGATCACGAGATCATAATCTTTGGCAATGGCCAGCGCATTGTCCGCGCTGAAGCGGGTTTCATGCGTTTCCACGTGAACGTTCGGATTGATGCCGGCAATAAAATTTTTTGCGCTGGCCAATTTTGATTTACCGACATTCTGCGTCGAATGTATAACCTGCCGCTGCAAATTGGACGAATCGACGACGTCGAAATCAACCAGGCCCAAGCGCCCGACGCCTGCGGCAGCCAGATACATCGCCAGCGGCGAGCCCAACCCGCCGGTGCCAATCAACAAAACACTGGCGGCTTTTAATTTTTTTTGCCCGGACATGGCAACTTCCGGCAAAATCAAATGGCGACTGTAGCGCTGAATTTCTTCCGCGCTAAGAGTTACGGCCTGAGAGTTGTGCATAATTGCTCAATTCATTTGGTGGTTGTGTTCGTTATTATGAATTCAACATTTTGCCAGTACGC is a window encoding:
- a CDS encoding alpha/beta hydrolase codes for the protein MPDWQLKILKSILRLRRFLALRPNATIAQQREAFEEFAKRFTVGREVVCQPVSAGGVPAEWIVSPETMDARVILYLHGGGYNLGSLHTHRALAARIGRACRARVLTIAYRLAPEHLFPAALEDAVRVYCWFLAEGVQPDQLALAGDSAGGGLAIATLVSLRYHGEPMPAAAVCLSPWVDLELTGHSLTANAAADPVLTRAALRAWAKNYLGGKDPRAPFASPLYADLHGLPPLLLQVGSEEILYDDAVRLAERALAAGVKVELEVSKNVFHGWHLFASKLPEAQQAISRLAKFIEGHWAA